A stretch of Episyrphus balteatus chromosome 2, idEpiBalt1.1, whole genome shotgun sequence DNA encodes these proteins:
- the LOC129909057 gene encoding intraflagellar transport protein 172 homolog, whose translation MQLKFLKTLIEGQEYLNRIAGLTWSPNHQKFAVATADRHVLIFDESGERRDKFSTKPSNPTNGKTSYVIRGLAFSPDSTKLAVGQSDNIVFVYKLGEAWNDKKVICNKFPQSSAVTALIWLSTGAIIAGLEDGKVRALHCKTNKSQSLYSAESMTIAFAPNTKGTGFLSGHNDGTIIRFFLTEGNAESSGRLVQHTVPPFALGWPQGGFCAGGCDQRIIFYDSQGRQVRTFDYSRSEGEREFTVAACSPNGQAVAFGSFDRIRIFTWSPRLQAWSETANKEIDYFYTVTSILWRKDGARLAMGSVTGAVIMFESVLKRTVWQDKFELIFVAPSQLLVKSIQEPSEQMTIESTLGLEIDDVRIMGKDNFLVARTEDSLILSDLTRNLVSEVSWSVTGRHERFYFENPTVCLIFNVGELSLVEYGENQILGSVRTEFVNPHVISVRLNERGNSRDNKKLAFLLDAKTICVVDLISKTVITQVTHDSKIDWIELSETAHKLLFRDKKLRLMLADIYAGKKQTLLGNISFVQWVPQSDVVVAQSNNNLAIWYNIDLPEHVTMMSIRGDVLEVIREGGRTMVRTQEGPTEHTYQLDEGLVEFGTAVNDSDFGRAVQFLETLGDKPAAKAMWHNLAIISLEDGNLRVAQRCYAALGNVSKAFYLQEMIAAADKYEESMGPGIMCPEVRAKLALLNSDLRTAERIYLEQGDIESALQMYKLLRMWDEAINLAERRGYPLLTQLKEDQMSFLLSSGQEEKAGQVLEEQGEVEKAMTLYLKANKPARAARLALKTSYLLENEGMMRKVTEGLVNCELYEMAGDIAYKLSNPEAALTLFRKGSAYARALELARQVAPDEVTSLEEEWGDWLVSKKQLDASINHYIEAGATRKALDAAVGAKQWRKAVQIAKVLDEPEEIQKYALDLSKHLAFAGDLEGAEDLLVRANLFKEAIELLNKHGKWEKAYSIGEKYLNSEEMRDLFVSLARNLEEQGKYRDAEKVLLAVNEPDLAIAMYKRRELYDSMIRLVEKFHKELVDSTHLHLARQLETKGKFKNAEIHFIAAGDWKSAVHMYCTANRWEDGYRVAKQKGTDGASNQVAYMWAKSLPVEGAVRLLTKLSLLDTALGFACDSGQFEFAMDLCRISGKPTDEVHLKIAMSLEDEGKFEEAEVEFIKANKPREAILMYTHAGDWKAALSVAETHLPEAVNEVLVNQAASALETRNFAEYEALLLRAQRPDLIVDYYKDNGMFDEALRIAEDHHPSALNDLKRLQAQDQRRSATSGDDSRAYLHKAAEFAKREDFRKAAECLMQINSSNADEPTVERALVRAAEICNQFLDGKDVTHIAHQLGPRLLEIRQIGPAAQLYLASDLPKEAVDVFIKSEQWAKARRLAKEIDPELVAYVEQQQKSRLQNEGNVEQLADIDIMSALDMLADQGQWVRCLDKAKNISSPVLHKYLALYAAQLIREGDAAAALALYLTHGTPPLEANFNIYNRIALDCFAMKEEVAAEMWKDLRNFLFKLSQTLRASEFSASKMLDTVEQLLLIAHYYTTRAACRQLPSLQPIAVRISVALLRYTDVIPVDKGFLEAGMDLRAAGRESEAFVILNHYLDVCDAIEEGSGNLVDHSDLSATDFPSSVPLPEEIHLKNELQLHEEVREWVLAVSMDQQVDQVLPVDDRGMYESSLGVTDVPCVLSAYPVRGRQPVTFKSSNRQSNRDTWSKFSVALKMQPTGGIPDVLDFTEKWCGPANFAMH comes from the exons atgcagttaaagtttttaaaaaccctCATCGAAGGACag GAATATTTAAATCGTATTGCCGGTTTAACTTGGTCACCAAATCATCAAAAATTTGCCGTTGCTACCGCTGACAGGCATGTTCTTATATTTGATGAATCTGGAGAAAGAAGAGATAAATTTTCAACTAAGCCAAGTAATCCGACAAATGGCAAGACATCGTACGTAATTAGAGGATTAGCATTTAGTCCGGATTCAACTAAATTGGCAGTTGGACAAAGTGATAATATTGtatttgtgtataaattgggTGAAGCATGGAATGATAAGAAGgttatttgtaataaatttcCACAATCGTCAGCAGTTACAGCGTTGATTTGGTTGTCTACGGGGGCAATTATTGCag GCCTTGAAGATGGAAAAGTACGTGCTCTTCactgcaaaacaaacaaatctcAAAGCCTCTATAGTGCCGAAAGTATGACCATTGCATTTGCTCCAAACACCAAAGGAACAGGTTTTCTCTCTGGACATAATGACGGTACAATAATTCGGTTTTTCTTAACCGAAGGTAATGCCGAATCTTCGGGAAGATTAGTTCAACACACTGTTCCACCTTTTGCCTTGGGTTGGCCTCAAGGTGGTTTCTGTGCTGGAGGTTGTGATCAACGAATTATTTTCTATGACTCTCAA GGTCGTCAAGTCCGTACATTTGACTATTCTCGAAGTGAAGGTGAACGTGAATTCACGGTAGCTGCTTGCAGTCCCAATGGTCAAGCTGTTGCTTTTGGAAGTTTTGatagaattcgaatttttacaTGGAGTCCCCGTTTACAAGCTTGGAGTGAAACTGCTAATAAAGAAATCGACTACTTTTATACTGTTACATCGATCTTGTGGCGAAAAGATGGAGCAAG attAGCCATGGGCTCAGTAACAGGAGCCGTAATTATGTTCGAATCAGTTCTAAAACGAACTGTATGGCAGGATAAATTCGAACTCATTTTCGTTGCTCCAAGTCAGCTTTTAGTCAAATCTATTCAGGAACCTAGTGAACAAATGACCATCGAATCGACTCTTGGTCTTGAGATAGACGATGTCAGAATTATGGGAAAGGATAATTTTCTAGTAGCTAGGACTGAAGATTCATTGATTTTGAGTGATCTCACTCGAAATCTGGTGAGTGAGGTATCTTGGTCAGTAACCGGGCGCCATGAGCGGTTTTATTTTGAGAATCCAACAGTTTGTTTGATTTTCAATGTGGGAGAGCTATCTTTAGTGGAATATGGAGAAAATCAAATATTGGGATCAGTTAGGACTGAATTTGTCAATCCTCATGTGATTTCAGTTCGATTGAATGAAAGAGGAAACTCAag AGATAACAAAAAATTAGCCTTTTTGCTGGACGCTAAAACAATCTGCGTTGTGGACCTTATTTCTAAAACAGTTATAACTCAAGTCACTCATGATTCGAAGATCGATTGGATTGAGTTGAGTGAAACGGCTCATAAGCTTCTTTTTCGGGACAAGAAATTGAG GCTCATGTTGGCTGATATTTATGCTGGAAAAAAGCAGACCTTACTCGGAAATATATCCTTCGTTCAGTGGGTCCCTCAGAGTGATGTTGTTGTGGCTCAGAGTAACAATAATTTGGCAATTTGGTATAACATAGATCTCCCAGAGCATGTGACTATGATGTCTATTCGAGGAGATGTCCTAGAAGTCATAAGAGAAGGG GGCCGTACAATGGTTCGCACTCAAGAAGGTCCAACTGAGCATACTTATCAACTAGACGAGGGACTAGTTGAATTTGGAACAGCTGTAAATGATAGTGATTTCGGGAGAGCTGTACAATTTCTCGAGACCTTGGGAGATAAGCCGGCTGCAAAAGCTATGTGGCATAATTTAGCTATAATTTCTTTAGAAGACGGGAATTTACGGGTCGCTCAACGTTGTTATGCTGCCTTAGGTAACGTTTCGAAGGCTTTCTATTTACAAGAAATGATTGCCGCTGCAGATAAGTACGAGGAATCTATGGGTCCAGGAATTATGTGTCCTGAGGTGAGGGCAAAGTTAGCTCTGCTCAATTCAGACCTTAGGACTGCAGAGCGAATTTACTTGGAGCAGGGTGACATTGAATCAGCTTTGCAAATGTATAAACTGCTTCGAATGTGGGATGAAGCTATTAATCTGGCTGAGCGAAGGGGTTACCCGTTATTAACACAGCTCAAGGAAGACCAAATGAGCTTTCTACTGTCTTCTGGTCAGGAAGAAAAAGCGGGACAGGTCTTGGAAGAACAGGGTGAAGTCGAAAAAGCTATGACCCTTTATCTGAAGGCAAATAAACCCGCCAGAGCAGCAAGACTTGCCTTGAAAACCTCATATCTGTTAGAAAACGAGGGAATGATGCGTAAGGTCACCGAAGGATTGGTTAATTGTG aactCTATGAAATGGCTGGTGACATAGCTTACAAGCTCTCAAACCCTGAAGCTGCCTTAACACTTTTCCGCAAGGGAAGTGCCTATGCAAGGGCTCTCGAACTCGCTCGACAAGTCGCTCCAGATGAAGTAACTAGCCTTGAAGAAGAATGGGGAGATTGGTTAGTTTCCAAAAAGCAACTAGATGCTTCTATCAATCATTATATCGAAGCTGGAGCTACCCGAAAGGCACTTGACGCAGCTGTTGGTGCAAAACAATGGAGAAAAGCTGTTCAAATAGCCAAAGTTTTAGACGAACCAGAAGAAATTCAAAAGTATGCTTTGGATCTTTCGAAGCATTTAGCCTTTGCTGGAGATCTAGAGGGCGCTGAAGATCTTTTAGTTCGTGCAAATCTTTTTAAAGAAGCCATAGAACTGCTGAATAAACATGGCAAATGGGAGAAAGCTTATTCGATTGGGGAGAAGTATTTGAATTCTGAAGAAATGCGAGATCTTTTTGTAAGTTTGGCTAGGAACCTCGAAGAACAAG GAAAATACCGAGATGCAGAAAAAGTTCTTCTAGCTGTCAATGAACCGGATTTGGCAATTGCCATGTATAAACGACGAGAACTGTACGATTCTATGATTCGTCTTGTGGAGAAATTCCACAAGGAACTGGTTGACTCTACCCATCTTCACTTGGCTCGTCAACTAGAGACCAAGGGAAAGTTCAAAAATGCTGAAATTCATTTTATCGCTGCTGGTGATTGGAAGTCAGCTGTTCACATGTATTGCACAGCAAATCGCTGGGAAGATGGCTATCGTGTGGCTAAACAAAAGGGAACTGACGGGGCTAGTAACCAAGTGGCTTATATGTGGGCAAAGTCTTTGCCAGTTGAAGGAGCTGTTCGACTCTTAACCAAACTGAGCCTTTTAGACACAGCTTTGGGATTTGCTTGTGATTCAGGACAATTTGAATTTGCTATGGACCTTTGTCGTATATCAGGCAAACCTACCGATGAAGTTCATCTGAAAATCGCAATGTCTCTTGAAGATGAGGGTAAATTCGAAGAAGCTGAAGTTGAGTTTATCAAAGCCAATAAGCCCCGAGAAGCTATTCTAATGTACACCCATGCAGGTGATTGGAAAGCAGCTTTAAGTGTTGCTGAAACTCACCTTCCTGAAGCTGTTAATGAGGTTTTGGTAAATCAAGCTGCATCAGCTTTGGAAACCCGTAACTTTGCCGAATATGAAGCTTTACTTTTAAGAGCTCAACGTCCTGATTTAATAGTCGATTATTACAAAGATAACGGAATGTTTGACGAAGCTCTTCGCATTGCCGAAGATCATCATCCATCGGCGTTGAATGATCTCAAACGTTTGCAGGCTCAAGATCAAAGAAGAAGTGCCACATCTGGAGACGATTCTAGAGCTTATCTTCATAAAGCTGCAGAATTTGCTAAAAGGGAAGATTTCCGAAAAGCTGCCGAATGTTTAATGCAGATAAATAGCTCCAATGCTGATGAACCAACCGTTGAAAGGGCTTTAGTTCGCGCCGCAGAGATATGTAATCAATTTTTAGATGGAAAAGATGTAACTCATATTGCTCATCAACTTGGTCCCAGACTTCTGGAAATACGCCAGATTGGACCAGCTGCTCAGTTATATCTAGCTTCGGATCTACCTAAAGAAGCTGTTGATGTGTTCATCAAATCTGAACAATGGGCCAAGGCAAGACGATTGGCTAAAGAAATCGATCCAGAATTGGTTGCCTATGTGGAACAACAGCAGAAATCACGGCTGCAGAATGAAGGAAATGTCGAACAGTTGGCTGATATTG ATATCATGAGTGCCTTGGACATGTTAGCCGATCAAGGTCAATGGGTAAGGTGTTTGGACAAAGCTAAGAACATTAGCAGTCCGGTTCTTCACAAATACTTGGCTTTATATGCTGCCCAGTTAATTCGCGAGGGAGATGCTGCAGCAGCTCTAGCCTTATACCTTACCCATGGAACACCTCCACTGGAggcaaattttaatatttacaaCCGAATCGCTTTGGATTGCTTTGCCATGAAAGAGGAAGTGGCTGCCGAAATGTGGAAGGACTTAAGGAATTTTCTATTTAAACTTTCCCAG ACCCTTCGAGCATCTGAATTTTCTGCATCGAAAATGCTTGACACCGTTGAACAACTTCTTTTGATAGCTCACTATTACACAACAAGAGCTGCATGCCGTCAATTACCTTCCCTTCAGCCAATAGCTGTGAGGATATCAGTTGCATTGTTGCGCTACACTGATGTAATTCCAGTCGACAAAGGATTCCTTGAAGCTGGAATGGATCTTCGTGCTGCTGGACGTGAATCAGAAGCCTTTGTCATTCTTAATCATTATTTAGATGTTTGCGATGCTATTGAAGAGGGTTCGGGAAATCTGGTAGATCACTCGGATCTATCTGCGACAGATTTCCCCAGCTCTGTGCCTTTGCCAGAGGAAATACATCTTAAAAATGAACTCCAATTGCACGAAGAAGTTCGTGAATGGGTTTTGGCTGTTAGTATGGATCAACAAGTTGATCAg GTGCTGCCAGTCGATGATCGTGGAATGTATGAATCCAGTTTAGGTGTCACAGATGTGCCATGTGTTTTGAGTGCCTATCCGGTTCGTGGGCGTCAGCCGGTAACATTTAAATCATCTAATCGTCAATCAAATCGAGATACTTGGAGTAAATTTAGTGTGGCTTTGAAAATGCAACCTACCGGTGGCATTCCGGATGTTTtggattttacagaaaaatggtGTGGTCCTGCAAATTTTGcaatgcattga